The following are encoded together in the Phycisphaerae bacterium genome:
- a CDS encoding serine/threonine protein kinase, whose amino-acid sequence MGTDVLKHIDKYIVLENLGRGAKSTIWKVQDPGNGTIYTLKRVIRETEDDDRFFEQMQTEHQVSGRINHEYIRKSYELRKVRSWFKTQELLLILEYVEGKTLKQAPPIEMEDVIDLFIKVARGLDVLHQAGFIHADMKPKNILLTGNGNIKLIDFGQSCPIGHRKKRVQGTPDYIAPEQVKRGMLDQRTDIFNFGASLYWVLTNQAYPTSMSQDTGDIHLAPVKDVPRPDEVNNKVPMALSNLTMACCSREPAKRPENMAEVIARLDVARHLLLRQKSPEKYARTKEKKELSQKPVSADDTAEFERFLEDIL is encoded by the coding sequence ATGGGCACTGACGTCCTGAAACATATCGACAAGTACATCGTCCTCGAGAACCTGGGTCGAGGGGCCAAATCGACCATCTGGAAGGTTCAGGATCCGGGCAACGGGACGATCTATACGCTCAAGCGGGTCATCCGCGAAACCGAGGATGACGACCGCTTCTTCGAGCAGATGCAGACCGAGCACCAGGTCAGCGGCCGCATCAACCACGAGTACATCCGCAAGTCGTACGAACTGCGGAAGGTCCGCAGCTGGTTCAAGACGCAGGAACTGCTCCTGATCCTCGAATATGTGGAAGGCAAAACCCTCAAACAGGCCCCGCCGATCGAGATGGAGGACGTCATCGACCTGTTCATCAAGGTCGCCCGGGGACTCGACGTGCTCCACCAGGCCGGCTTCATTCACGCCGACATGAAGCCCAAGAACATCCTGCTGACCGGCAACGGGAACATCAAGCTCATCGACTTCGGACAGAGCTGTCCGATCGGGCACCGCAAGAAACGGGTCCAGGGAACGCCCGACTACATCGCGCCCGAACAGGTCAAACGCGGCATGCTCGATCAGCGGACCGACATCTTCAACTTCGGCGCCTCGCTGTACTGGGTCCTGACCAACCAGGCCTATCCGACAAGCATGTCGCAGGACACCGGCGATATCCATCTGGCCCCGGTCAAGGACGTCCCTCGACCGGACGAGGTGAATAACAAGGTGCCGATGGCGCTGTCCAATCTGACGATGGCCTGCTGCAGCCGCGAACCCGCCAAACGCCCGGAGAACATGGCTGAGGTGATCGCCCGCCTCGACGTGGCCCGGCACCTGCTGCTGCGACAGAAGTCGCCCGAGAAATACGCCAGAACGAAGGAAAAGAAGGAGCTCTCGCAGAAACCGGTGTCGGCGGACGACACCGCGGAATTTGAGCGCTTCCTGGAGGACATTCTTTAA